In one window of Microbacterium natoriense DNA:
- a CDS encoding RNA polymerase sigma factor, producing MSTDSDIFRRSERTPQAFAEVFDRHATSVESFLRRRLGPDAAEDALSETFLIAFRRRDSFDRAWDSARPWLLGIATRVAARHRATEARHWRAITASMGGEHTTEGGIDEAGVRMDAAAAIAALAPRIAALSARDRETLLLLAWGGLSHEEIAQALGVPVGTVWSRLNRVRRKLAPPGSQLTRLTWIGKELEDGRLGAGA from the coding sequence GTGAGCACAGACAGTGACATCTTCCGCCGATCCGAGCGGACACCGCAGGCGTTCGCCGAGGTGTTCGACCGGCACGCAACGTCGGTCGAGTCCTTCCTCCGACGAAGGCTCGGACCGGATGCTGCGGAAGACGCCCTCAGCGAGACCTTCCTGATCGCTTTTCGCAGACGCGATTCGTTCGATCGCGCGTGGGACTCCGCTCGGCCCTGGCTGCTCGGGATCGCCACGCGGGTCGCCGCGCGGCACCGGGCGACCGAGGCGCGGCATTGGCGAGCGATCACGGCATCGATGGGCGGCGAGCACACGACCGAGGGCGGCATCGACGAGGCGGGGGTGCGCATGGATGCCGCCGCGGCGATCGCCGCGCTCGCCCCGCGCATCGCCGCGCTGTCGGCGAGAGACCGCGAGACGCTGCTGCTGCTCGCATGGGGCGGACTGAGCCACGAAGAGATCGCCCAGGCGCTCGGAGTGCCCGTCGGCACCGTGTGGTCGCGGCTGAACCGCGTCCGTCGCAAGCTGGCCCCGCCGGGGTCGCAGCTCACACGCCTCACCTGGATCGGAAAGGAGCTGGAAGATGGACGTCTTGGAGCTGGTGCGTGA